Proteins co-encoded in one Bradyrhizobium sp. 170 genomic window:
- a CDS encoding GSU2403 family nucleotidyltransferase fold protein produces MTSARLDITYQTLYSELAQRSLDESFTSEFSSNGRFVAVEVKNKKYWYFDTPKPEGGGQDRRYVGPVDDPEITKRVEAFKDLKADLKGRRRLVSTLTREAYLPRPLPMVGQVVEQLAKAGFFRMRGVLVGTVAYQCYSAVLGRRLDAVAMQTGDADFAQFHEISVAIKDSMPPILEVLRHVDPTFREVPSQADGRVSTQFVSRDNFKVEFLTPNQWSDDQAGKPVPMPALGGAAAFPLRFLDYLIYEPIRAVLLHGAGVPVLIPSPERYAIHKLIVGSRRKQDRDGTAKSAKDRLQARSIIESMIENRQHADLASVFMEAWDRGDQWRAAIRTSIATYDDDFQTLLRSEFAKGVSEFGSDPANYDLVDKSTDKPAPPPK; encoded by the coding sequence ATGACCTCCGCCCGCCTGGATATCACCTATCAAACGCTATATTCGGAATTGGCCCAGCGTAGCCTCGATGAGAGCTTCACCTCCGAATTCTCCTCGAATGGAAGATTCGTGGCTGTCGAGGTCAAGAACAAGAAATACTGGTACTTCGACACACCCAAGCCAGAGGGGGGCGGCCAGGATCGCCGCTACGTCGGTCCAGTGGACGATCCGGAAATCACCAAGCGGGTTGAGGCATTCAAAGATCTGAAGGCCGACCTGAAGGGACGTCGCCGCCTTGTTTCCACGCTGACCCGCGAGGCCTATCTACCGCGCCCCTTACCCATGGTTGGCCAAGTCGTGGAGCAACTGGCGAAGGCTGGCTTTTTCCGCATGAGGGGGGTGCTCGTGGGAACAGTGGCCTACCAATGTTACTCCGCCGTGCTCGGCCGACGCCTTGATGCCGTGGCCATGCAGACTGGCGATGCCGACTTTGCGCAATTCCATGAAATCTCGGTCGCAATCAAAGATTCCATGCCTCCGATCCTGGAGGTACTTCGACATGTCGATCCGACTTTTCGCGAGGTTCCGAGCCAGGCCGACGGCAGGGTCTCCACTCAATTCGTGTCGAGGGACAACTTCAAGGTGGAATTCCTGACGCCGAACCAGTGGTCCGATGATCAGGCAGGCAAGCCAGTTCCGATGCCGGCGCTCGGTGGTGCGGCGGCATTTCCGCTGCGCTTTCTCGATTACCTGATTTACGAGCCCATCCGTGCCGTGCTGCTCCACGGTGCAGGCGTGCCGGTTCTCATTCCATCTCCAGAGCGATATGCCATCCACAAGCTGATCGTCGGATCGCGCCGGAAGCAAGACCGCGACGGGACGGCCAAGAGCGCGAAGGATCGACTTCAAGCCAGATCGATCATTGAATCAATGATCGAGAACCGGCAGCACGCCGATCTTGCTTCCGTCTTCATGGAGGCATGGGATCGTGGTGACCAGTGGAGAGCTGCGATCCGTACCAGCATTGCAACCTATGACGACGACTTCCAGACGTTGCTCCGAAGCGAATTTGCGAAGGGTGTATCCGAGTTCGGCTCCGATCCGGCCAATTACGATTTGGTAGACAAGTCCACCGACAAGCCCGCTCCTCCGCCAAAATGA